One window of the Triticum dicoccoides isolate Atlit2015 ecotype Zavitan chromosome 3B, WEW_v2.0, whole genome shotgun sequence genome contains the following:
- the LOC119281832 gene encoding GRAS family protein RAD1-like — protein sequence MPMLPSSFTTSSSWQSHQDASSICTNQEPDYDHPYYFGIEEVAVDADELELGLRAHKATRVDYLSSPYQASWPPAQADLESSRVRKTKQFRDVLETCKQKVEAMEAMERSSSPVGSGGFEEQGEALVAVDDVRAGGGGSGADGMRLVQLLVACAEAVACRDRAQAAALLRELQVGAPVHGTAFQRVASCFVQGLADRLALAHPPALGPASMAFCVPRSSCLDGARGEALAVAYELCPYLRFAHFVANTSILEAFEGETNVHVVDLGMTMGLNRGHQWRALLDSLATRASGKPARVRVTGVGARVDTMRAVGRELEAYAEELGMTLEFMAVDRTLESLHVDDLGVEADEAVAINSVLELHCVVKESRGALNSVLQTIRKLSPKAFVLVEQDAGHNGPFFLGRFMEALHYYAALFDALDAALPRYDARRARVEQFHFGAEIRNVVGCEGAARVERHERADQWRRRMSRAGFQAMPFKMAAKAREWLEENAGGSGYTVAEEKGCLVLGWKGKPVIAASCWKC from the coding sequence ATGCCGATGTTGCCCAGCTCCTTCACCACCTCCTCCTCATGGCAATCACACCAAGATGCCTCCTCGATTTGCACTAACCAGGAACCAGACTACGACCATCCTTACTACTTCGGCATTGAGGAGGTAGCCGTGGACGCCGACGAGCTGGAGCTCGGCCTCCGGGCTCACAAGGCGACCAGGGTCGACTACCTCAGCTCGCCGTACCAGGCGTCTTGGCCACCGGCGCAGGCCGACCTCGAGTCGTCGCGCGTCAGGAAGACGAAGCAGTTCCGGGACGTTCTTGAGACGTGCAAGCagaaggtggaggccatggaggccatggaacgGTCGTCATCGCCGGTCGGCAGTGGCGGGTTCGAGGAACAAGGTGAGGCGCTGGTCGCCGTGGACGACGTCCGggccggcggtggcggcagcggagcTGATGGCATGCGGCTCGTGCAGCTGCTTGTCGCCTGCGCCGAGGCCGTGGCGTGCCGCGATCGCGCGCAGGCGGCTGCGCTGCTGCGTGAGCTGCAGGTTGGCGCGCCCGTGCACGGCACGGCGTTCCAGCGCGTCGCGTCGTGCTTCGTGCAGGGCCTGGCGGACCGGCTGGCCCTGGCGCACCCGCCGGCGTTGGGCCCGGCCAGCATGGCGTTCTGTGTCCCGCGGTCGTCGTGCCTCGACGGGGCGCGCGGCGAGGCGCTCGCCGTGGCGTACGAGCTGTGCCCGTACCTGCGCTTCGCGCACTTCGTGGCGAACACGTCCATCCTGGAAGCCTTCGAGGGAGAGACCAACGTCCACGTGGTGGACCTCGGCATGACGATGGGCTTGAACCGCGGCCACCAGTGGCGCGCCCTGCTCGACAGCCTCGCCACACGGGCCAGCGGCAAGCCGGCGCGCGTTCGCGTCACCGGCGTCGGCGCCCGCGTAGACACCATGAGAGCCGTCGGGCGCGAGCTCGAGGCGTACGCGGAGGAGCTCGGGATGACCCTCGAGTTCATGGCCGTCGACCGCACCCTGGAGAGCCTCCACGTGGACGACCTTGGCGTCGAGGCCGACGAGGCCGTGGCCATCAACAGCGTCCTGGAGCTGCACTGCGTGGTGAAGGAGAGCCGCGGCGCGCTCAACTCGGTGCTGCAGACTATCCGCAAGCTCTCGCCGAAGGCGTTCGTGCTCGTGGAGCAGGACGCCGGCCACAACGGGCCCTTCTTCCTGGGGCGGTTCATGGAGGCGCTCCACTACTACGCCGCGCTGTTCGACGCCCTCGACGCGGCGCTCCCGCGCTACGACGCCCGGCGCGCGCGCGTGGAGCAGTTCCACTTCGGCGCCGAGATCCGCAACGTGGTCGGGTGCGAGGGCGCGGCGCGCGTGGAGCGGCACGAGCGCGCGGACCAGTGGCGGCGCCGCATGAGCCGCGCGGGCTTCCAGGCCATGCCCTTCAAGATGGCGGCCAAGGCGCGGGAGTGGCTGGAGGAGAACGCCGGCGGCAGCGGATACACGGTGGCCGAGGAGAAGGGATGCCTCGTGCTTGGATGGAAGGGAAAGCCCGTCATCGCCGCCTCGTGCTGGAAATGCTAG